Proteins encoded by one window of Methanobacterium sp. CWC-01:
- the guaB gene encoding IMP dehydrogenase — MFSKKLKNAPEGFTFDDFLLVPAASAVEPKDVLTSSRVSRNHELNIPIISSAMDTVTEAEMAITLAQEGGMGVIHRNMTIKEQVEEVKKVKRSSDLTIRDVITIDPEASVKESLQIMDEEDVSGLPVVDNGTVVGIISRRDITPLLNSLEQMQVREVMTEEVVTISESTTPEEALDIAYENKVERLPVVDQEQIVGIVTIRDIIERKKYPNASRDKKGRFLVAAATGPYDLERAMALDDAGADIIAVDCAHAHNLNVVQFAGEMKDNIQADLIVGNIATFKAAEDLLAQEVDGLKVGIGGGSICTTRIIAGVGVPQLTAISEAADAAQDHDVPIIGDGGLRYSGDMAKAIAVGADCVMLGNLLAGTEEAPGEVVIMNGRKFKQYRGMGSLGAMTGGIGAGTDRYFQDVKGPMKHAKLVPEGVEGVTPYKGHASEVLYQLIGGLKASMGYCGAKDIQAMQRDTTMLRITSSGITESHPHDMFITNESPNYPTTRLM, encoded by the coding sequence ATGTTCTCCAAGAAACTGAAAAATGCTCCGGAAGGCTTTACATTTGACGACTTTTTGCTGGTACCTGCTGCCTCGGCAGTGGAACCTAAAGACGTGCTTACCAGCAGCAGGGTCTCCCGGAACCATGAGCTTAACATTCCCATCATAAGCTCCGCCATGGACACCGTTACTGAGGCTGAGATGGCCATCACCCTGGCCCAGGAGGGTGGTATGGGAGTTATCCACCGGAATATGACCATCAAGGAGCAGGTGGAAGAGGTTAAGAAGGTCAAACGTTCCTCGGATCTGACCATCCGGGACGTGATCACCATTGACCCCGAGGCCTCGGTAAAGGAAAGCCTGCAGATCATGGACGAAGAGGATGTCAGTGGACTGCCAGTGGTGGATAACGGCACCGTGGTGGGCATCATCAGCCGACGAGACATAACTCCCCTGTTAAACTCCCTGGAACAGATGCAGGTCCGGGAGGTGATGACCGAGGAGGTGGTGACTATCAGCGAATCCACCACCCCCGAGGAAGCCCTGGACATCGCCTACGAGAACAAGGTAGAACGCCTCCCGGTGGTGGACCAGGAGCAGATTGTGGGTATCGTTACCATCCGAGACATCATTGAGCGTAAAAAATATCCTAACGCCTCCCGTGATAAGAAGGGACGATTCCTGGTAGCAGCGGCTACCGGACCATATGACCTGGAACGGGCCATGGCCCTGGACGATGCTGGAGCCGATATCATAGCCGTGGACTGTGCCCACGCCCACAACCTTAACGTGGTGCAGTTCGCTGGTGAAATGAAGGACAACATCCAGGCAGACCTGATCGTGGGGAACATTGCCACCTTTAAAGCCGCCGAGGACCTGCTGGCCCAGGAAGTGGACGGCCTGAAAGTGGGTATCGGTGGAGGTTCCATCTGCACCACCCGTATCATCGCGGGAGTGGGTGTGCCCCAGCTTACCGCCATCAGTGAAGCCGCCGACGCAGCCCAGGACCATGATGTTCCCATCATCGGAGACGGAGGTCTGCGTTACTCCGGGGATATGGCCAAGGCCATCGCTGTAGGTGCGGACTGTGTTATGCTGGGCAACCTCCTGGCTGGAACCGAAGAGGCACCCGGTGAAGTGGTCATTATGAATGGCCGCAAATTCAAACAGTACCGGGGTATGGGCAGTTTAGGGGCCATGACTGGTGGTATCGGCGCCGGAACCGACCGTTACTTCCAGGATGTGAAGGGACCCATGAAACACGCCAAGCTGGTACCGGAGGGAGTGGAGGGAGTAACTCCCTACAAGGGTCATGCCAGTGAAGTTCTCTACCAACTCATCGGCGGATTAAAGGCCTCCATGGGTTACTGCGGAGCCAAGGACATTCAGGCCATGCAGAGGGACACCACCATGTTGCGTATCACTTCCAGTGGAATAACCGAGAGCCACCCCCACGACATGTTCATCACCAACGAAAGCCCCAACTACCCCACCACCCGCCTGATGTAG
- a CDS encoding molybdenum cofactor guanylyltransferase: MKSCIILCGGRGRRMGRDKGLLLFEGRPLLLHILQSLPPLDEIILVLRDEEQFGSYQEILSSFKGKVKVSFDRERDQGPLVGLLTGLSALESEKALTIPCDSPRISPPFVKHMLEYPLEGYDALVPRWANGQSEPLHAVYSKRRTVPVIELLLKQGVRDVKSLFQHLEVLYLEAESLDPRGDTFFNLNLPQDVEDLEKRN, encoded by the coding sequence ATGAAGTCCTGCATAATCCTCTGCGGAGGCCGGGGAAGGCGAATGGGAAGGGATAAGGGCCTACTACTTTTTGAGGGTAGACCTCTTCTACTCCACATCCTGCAATCCCTGCCCCCCCTGGATGAGATCATCCTGGTACTCCGGGATGAAGAACAGTTTGGATCTTACCAGGAAATTTTAAGCTCATTTAAGGGGAAAGTGAAGGTTTCCTTCGATCGTGAAAGGGACCAGGGCCCTCTGGTTGGACTTTTAACTGGACTATCCGCTTTAGAATCAGAAAAAGCCCTCACCATCCCCTGTGACTCGCCCCGCATTAGTCCTCCCTTTGTGAAGCACATGCTGGAGTACCCCCTGGAAGGTTACGATGCCCTGGTACCCCGCTGGGCCAACGGCCAATCAGAACCATTACATGCCGTTTATAGTAAGAGAAGGACCGTTCCGGTTATAGAACTACTCTTAAAACAGGGAGTGCGGGATGTTAAATCTCTCTTTCAACATCTTGAGGTTTTATACCTGGAGGCGGAGTCCCTGGATCCCCGGGGGGACACCTTTTTTAATCTGAACCTCCCCCAGGATGTGGAGGATTTGGAAAAAAGAAATTAA
- a CDS encoding pseudomurein-binding repeat-containing protein, with protein sequence MESLTPEQYRQMVKKVIDFKRLNGKLPESTVIDGCRITKKDYIDMIERVNKFYLEMGRNPGSVQIGSEDHPYHDTGKLLIH encoded by the coding sequence ATGGAGAGCTTGACTCCTGAGCAATATCGACAGATGGTAAAAAAGGTAATAGATTTTAAACGTTTGAATGGTAAACTCCCTGAGTCTACGGTCATCGACGGTTGTCGTATAACCAAAAAAGACTACATCGACATGATCGAAAGGGTGAACAAGTTTTACCTGGAGATGGGAAGAAACCCTGGTTCGGTACAAATCGGATCTGAAGACCACCCCTACCACGATACAGGAAAACTCTTAATTCACTAA
- the cbiT gene encoding precorrin-6Y C5,15-methyltransferase (decarboxylating) subunit CbiT, giving the protein MIPDEDFHKDPTVPGPSKEEVRCLVMCQARVEKDDVVLEVGCGTGGLTVELSQRAAKVYAVDKNPQALEVTRTNLQKLNPSGRVELLLGDALEVMENLPAYDLLVVGGSSGELEQIIKKAYQQLKPKGRIIVTAILLETKLYSLKTMEDLDMDPQIVEISVARGRPTNLGTMMQGQNPVAIIHGRKKF; this is encoded by the coding sequence ATGATCCCAGATGAAGATTTCCACAAGGACCCCACTGTTCCTGGACCCAGCAAGGAGGAAGTGCGCTGTCTGGTGATGTGCCAGGCCCGGGTGGAAAAAGACGATGTGGTGCTGGAGGTGGGCTGCGGTACAGGAGGACTCACCGTGGAGCTCTCCCAACGTGCAGCCAAGGTCTACGCCGTGGACAAGAACCCCCAGGCCCTGGAAGTTACCCGGACCAATCTCCAGAAACTGAACCCCTCCGGAAGAGTGGAACTGTTACTGGGAGACGCTCTGGAAGTCATGGAGAACTTACCCGCCTATGACCTGCTGGTGGTGGGTGGTAGCAGCGGTGAACTGGAACAGATAATTAAAAAGGCTTATCAGCAACTGAAACCAAAGGGTAGGATAATTGTCACCGCCATACTACTGGAGACCAAATTATACAGTCTTAAAACCATGGAAGATCTGGATATGGACCCCCAGATTGTGGAGATCTCCGTGGCCCGGGGAAGACCCACTAACCTGGGCACCATGATGCAGGGCCAGAACCCGGTGGCCATCATCCACGGACGGAAAAAATTTTAA